A region of the Bryobacteraceae bacterium genome:
TTCCTTCCGCAGGACTCCAAAGGACGCACCGCGGGCGCGCAGAACCTGGACGAGGGCAAGCACCGCTTCCCTGCCCCGCGGGTCGTAGGTGCCCATGCAGCCGAGCCACAGGCAATACTCCTGGGACCCGTCGAACCACGGCAGTCCGTTTTTCTGGATGAACCGGTCGCGCTCATATGCGCCCATGCCCAGCGGATTGCCCTGGCGCTCCAGCCTGACGAAAAGCTGCGCGCCGTAGTCGTCTTCCCAAAGGCCCGTGTTCACCGCCCCGCGCCGCAGCCCGATGATCAGCGGCAGGTGCTGGACGCCCACCGGGCACTGCGCCTCGCAGGCCCCACAGGTGGTGCACTGAAAGACGGCCTCTTCGCTGAGGTGCACGCCGAGCAGCGGCTCGCCGGCACCGGGGCCATGGTTTTTCAGGTAGGCGCGCAGCCCGAGCGCGATCTGCTTCGGGTTGAGCTCCTTGCCGGTGTTGTGGGCCGGGCAGTGTTCCTGGCAGCGCCCGCACTCGACGCAGGTAAACGCCTGCAATGCCACGAGCCGGGTGACGTCCCTGCCGGAAACCAGCCCGAAATCGTCTTCCCCGGCCAGCGGCGGGACCTCCGCAAATCGCTGCCGGCGCAGAAAAACCGCCGCCGGCGCCAGCACCAGATGCACGTGTTTAGTGTGCGGAATCAGCGGGAGAAACACAAGGAGCGCGCCGGTATGCGTCCACCATAAAGAGCGCCCCAATAGCGTTTCCGGCGCCGGCTCCAGGAAAAAATCGGCCAGATATGTGGCCATCAGCAGGAAAATCAGCAGGGCAATGACTCCAGATTCGAGAGAAATATTTTCGCCAAGCCACTTTGGACGGACAACAAACCGGCGCACCGCCAGGCCGAAAATGCTCACGCCAACGGCCACGGAAAAGACGGCCGCCGCCCATCCGTAAGCGCGTCCGAAGCCGCCGCGGCGGATGTCAAACAGTTCCACCCCGATCCCCTGGGCGAGATGGTTCATCGTCACCAGCGCGAACGCGCAGAAGCCCCAGAAGACGAAGGCATGGGCCAGGCCCGGCAGCGGCCGGTGCC
Encoded here:
- a CDS encoding iron-sulfur-binding protein gives rise to the protein METAVFLACCLVSAALFWMRFRQILHTVLESKPDPDFRLRPLAPRVGALLAEVLAQTKVIRHRPLPGLAHAFVFWGFCAFALVTMNHLAQGIGVELFDIRRGGFGRAYGWAAAVFSVAVGVSIFGLAVRRFVVRPKWLGENISLESGVIALLIFLLMATYLADFFLEPAPETLLGRSLWWTHTGALLVFLPLIPHTKHVHLVLAPAAVFLRRQRFAEVPPLAGEDDFGLVSGRDVTRLVALQAFTCVECGRCQEHCPAHNTGKELNPKQIALGLRAYLKNHGPGAGEPLLGVHLSEEAVFQCTTCGACEAQCPVGVQHLPLIIGLRRGAVNTGLWEDDYGAQLFVRLERQGNPLGMGAYERDRFIQKNGLPWFDGSQEYCLWLGCMGTYDPRGREAVLALVQVLRARGASFGVLRKEKCTGDAARRLGNDLLFQQLAEFNLSQLRAAGVRKILSLCPHCVRTIGEDWKEFGADFDVIHHSEWLASGMSGGFAGAARTVYHDPCYLGRYRGTYDEPRRVAAAAGPLVEAPRRRERSFCCGAGGGLVFLGEEKGERVAHARARELMATGAERIAVACPFCRTMLEDAVGALGGPGTPRLVDLAEIAAAALPPVGD